The nucleotide window GGAGAGATGGACAGGCTGGCCCCAGACTCACCCTCCTGACATCTAGCCAAGAAGAAAGCCAGTGTTTTTCTCTTGGCCTGGGTTGTGGGTCAGTGTTTACATTTCAAGCTCAGGGAAGCAGGTGTGAGGTGAGCCTGCTAGGGGTGTAGGCAAATTTGGtggcgggtggggggtggggggtggggggaggagtttGTCAGCTTTGGAGGTGGAGGTGCTAAGTCTGAATCCTACAGGGAGTGAAAGGAGAGGTTGTGAGGAGGCCCAAACCGTGGCTACCCCATTCTCCAGCATCAACATCTTCAGGACCGCACTGTCCTCCCTGCATAGAGGGAGCCTTCTGGGCATGAAAAAGGAGGGAAGGCCAGAAGAGCCCAGGGCCCTCAGGCAAGGAATGGCATCTTTCCAAGACCCTTCGTCTCTCCAGGGAGGATACGGAGTGAAACTAGAAGGCTCTGTCGAATGGCTGCTGTTAGAACAGACATTCTGAGTTTGGGGACATCTTTGCATGTTCGCAGCCCACACCCATCCGCACCCACCAGGCAAGGGGAGGTCTTCTGCCCTGTGCCTCTGCGCTTTCCCCGTGAACTCCCTTGTCAGGTACCTCTGTATTCCTCCTGCTCCTTGGCAGGCAGAGGGCCTGGATGCCCATCCTCTCAGCCCTATACTCCTTCTTGCCCAGGTCCCAAAGCTACAAGTGAGGCTGGTGGCCTTGGAGGCTGAAGGTCAGGAGCTCCTGCTAGAGCTGGAGAAGAATCAGTGAGTACCAGGCTGGGGAAAGAGCTGGGAGCCAAGAACAGCCCCCGTCTCTGGGGAAGGATCACTGCTGGGGGCAGGGACGGATGGGAACCGCAGAGGGAGGCTGGATGGGGTGAGAGCCCCAGAGGAGGAGGTGCAGGTTACAGGGAGAGTCAATGTTAGTCTCGACTGGCTCCCTCGAGACTGAAATGGGTTACTGAGGCTGGATTCGCTGTAGGGCATATCTCTCATCCCAGCCCCAGGAACATCTTGTCAGCTTCCTGCCACGAATGAGTGAATATCACCTGCTGGGTGCTCACAGAGTGTGCTGAGTCGAAAGAGAATCCAAGACGGATTCCAAGAATGGGCAGGTGGTCCAGAAGGCGGGAATGCCAGGCACAAAAGTACAGTGACTACAAAGGTCAAGGCACGATCAGCAGGTAGCAGTTTGTCTGGCTTGCCTGGGGAGTCTCCTTCTATAGGGAAGggagcaaaaagaaacaaatttgggGAGTCCTAGTAGGGCCAGATTACAGAAGGCCATTTTGGTGCTGAATGTCCAGGATAGTGCAAAGCCAAAGATTTTGAGCTGGTGAATGAACAAGCAGAGCCGGGCTGGGCGAGGTGAGTGTCTAAGATGGAGAGTGGGTTCTTGAAACCATCTAGATTGTATTATCGACATCTCTCATTTATCAAGTGCTTGTTTCAtcacaggcactgttctaagcatcctacatacacattttttattCTCCCCCATGCACTGAAAACAAACTCAGGTTCCACCATGCCTAACTATAGTTTTCTGGGGTTCAATATCCCCATGTGTTAAAAGAGACGATCACATCACCTCCTCCCTAGGTTTGAGTGTGTGGGTGGAGTCGGGGAGCAAagctggaggagggggaaagaCTGGAGAGTGAAGACACAGGCATCACAAGTCTTTGGGGGCAGTTTTGGGGCAAAGAGGTCAAGGTGGAGAGGAATGAAGGATTTTCTTCAAAGAGAAATTGACTTACAGTTGATCCGTCTTGGTGGGAAGGATGCTGGTGAGGTGAAGCCTGAAGATGAAATCATTACTTGAGTGGGGtctggagaaggagaggaggaagatcCCTGCTCACATGGGCGGGATCTTCAGGTGTGATTTCTGTATCCTCTGGAAGTAGGGGGTGAGCCTCAGTGAAAGACAGCTGGGGAGATATGTAGGATCCGGGGGCCTGAGGAGATTTGAAGGAACTTTGAGTGGGAGGAGGTGCCCCAGAgcaagggtccccaacctctaggatctaatgcctgatgatctgagatggagctgatgtaataataaagtGCACCATAcatataatgcacttgaatcatccccacaCCATCCCACCCCTACCAACCCCACCTCACTCCTGTCCATGGAAGAATTGTCCtccatgaaaccggtccctggtgccagaaatgGTGGGGACTTCTGGGCTAAAGGTTTGTCCAGATATCCAACAAGGGTAGGCAGCAGGCAGGGCCACCTAAGGAGGCCACACTTCCTCGGCTCCAAGGTCCGCCTTCTCCGCAGTGTTTCCTgactcctctcctcctgcccggTCTCTCTAATACCCCTGACCTGTGGATCCAGCTGCCTGCTACAGGTCCCATGAGAACCACAAACTTTCCCCTGTTCCTGCTCCTCTCTGATGCTCCCCACACTCCCATTTCCACATCTAAGCCATTTCCACATCTAAGCCATTAccaaaagtaaaagttgctcagccatgtctgactcttcgggaccccatggcctatacagtcgatggaattcttgaggccagaatactggagtgggtagcctttcccttctccaggggattttcccaacccagggatcaaacccaggtctcctgggcagattctttaccaactgagctatgagggaagcccatataagacACACCTTGGCTGCTTCTTAAGTGCTAGCCCTGTGCctcactcatcagttcagttcagttgttcaattgtgtctgactctttgcgaccccatggactgcatcacgccaggcctccctgtctatcaccaactcctggagtttactcaaactcatgtccattgagttggtgatgccatccaaccatctcatcctcttctcccgccttcagtctttcccagcatcaggggcttttcaaatgagtcagttcttcgcatcaggtggccaaagtattggcgtttcagcttcagcatcagtccttccaatgaatattcaggactgatttcctttaggatggactggttggatctccttgggactctcaagaagtcttttccaacaccacagttcaaaagcatcaaaagtcATTACATTACTTTGCCTCACTCATAGAGCTACTCAATTAGCATTTAGGGAGGAAGACAGGGTGAGGTCTTAGGGCTGGATTAGGTAATTTCTGCAACACCCCCTCCCAGCAGGCTGCTGGCCCCAGGATACACAGAAACCCACTACAGCCCAGATGGGCGGCCGGTAGTGCTGTTCCCCAACCACAAGGTGAGATGCTTCCAAGGGCCCTGAGGACAGGGTGAGGAGTGCAGGGGaacacaccccccaccccgcaccccgcCCCGGCCCCCCGCTGAGGGCCTCTCCACcattcccctcttctcctcctgttctaagGAGAAGCTGGAGCTAGTCCCCCACCATGCTTTCTTTATTGCCCTCCACCCCACTTCAGCCCTGGCTGAGATTTGGGGCTGGGTCCTTTGCTCTCCAGGATCATTGCCACTACCATGGGCATGTGAGGGGCTTCCTGGACTCCTGGGTGATCCTCAGCATCTGCTCTGGGATGAGGTGAGGAGTTCTGGGGGAGGAGGCTGGACCTGGGGCTAGGGAAAGATGTCCCCTGACTGCCCTTCACTGCACCCCTTTGCACCCTAGGGGCCTGATCACACTCAGCAGCAATGCCAGCTATTATGTGCATCCCTCGCCAGCTGGGGACTCCAAGGACTTCTTGACCCATAGGATCTTCCGGGTGGAGCAGCTGTTCAGAGGGAAAGGAACCTGTGGCCACAGGGACCCAAAGGACAAAAGGGACACGATCAGCCTTTCGTGTGCCACCCAGATCAGGGTCAGGGGCATGGGCAGGGGTGGGAATGCAGTATCCAAAGCCCTTTACAATCAGAAGAGACAGGAACAGTGCAGCCCCAATTTAGGGCCTCCTGTCctgatatttttatttggaagCTGAAGGAACAAATTCTAGCAAAATATTTTAGAGTTAACTTTGTGCTCTCTGAGAACTGGGGTTGGTGGTCAGGGTTCAAGCCGGGCAGCCTGCCACTCAGGATCACCATTGCCACCCCCACCCAGGAGAGGCGGGAGTCCCTCCGGAGCCCGAGGTACCTGGAGCTGTACATAGTAGGGGACCACACCCTGGTGAGAGGAGCCCCAAGGGGGTTGGAGAGCCTGGTTGGGGTCAGTTCAGCCTGTCGTCACACCGCCGCCTTATCTCTGCCTCTCTAGTTTTTGACTCAGCACAGGAACTTGAACCACGCCAAACAGCGTCTTCTGGAGATCGCCAATTATGTGGATCAGGTTGGGTCGGCAGGGAGAGAGCCCTTCTGGGGGTGACTGAGAAGGGGCAGACTTGGAGATAGGGAGAGGGAACGGAGGGGAGAAATGAGAGGTGCTCCCATGGAGGAGCCCAGGCACCAAGGCGGTCCTCCGCTTCAGTCTGCTCCCCTGCGTCCGCAGATTCTCAGGACTTTGGACATTAAGGTGGTGCTGACCGGCCTGGAAGTGTGGACCGAGCAGGACCAGAGCCGCGTCACGCCAGACGCGAACGCCACGCTGTGGGCCTTCCTGCAGTGGCGCCGGGGGCTGTGGGCGCGGCAGCCACACGACTCTGCTCAGCTACTCACGTGGGTGCCACCTACCCCCACGCGGTCCCGGCTGGGCGGCTCGGACTCCCGGCCCGCCCGGTCATGCCGCGCTCCGCTCTCAGGGGCCAAGCTTTCCGGGGCGCCACAGTGGGCCTGGCACCCGTCGAGGGCATGTGCCTCGCGGAGAGCTCTGGAGGCGTGACGACAGTGAGCACCACCTGGTACTGAAgcgggaggagaggggctggggagccGCCCTCGCAGCCCCCAGTGAGCGTAGCCACGCCCTCCCAGGACCATTCGGAGTTCTCCATTGGTGCTGCTGCCACCATGGCCCACGAGATAGGCCACAGCCTCGGCCTCAGCCACGACCCCCACGGCTGCTGCGCGGAGGCGGCGGTGGAGCAGGGCGGCTGCGTGATGGCGGCGGCTACCGGGTATCCGCGCGCGGCCCGGGTGCGGGGGCGGAGTAGCGGGTGCGGGGCTGCAGGGCGGGACCTGGGCCTGCCTCTGCTGCCTTTCTGTGGGAGAAATGGTTACCCCTGTTTCTTCCGTGAAATCGGGATGATGGTAACAGTTCCCGCCCTAAAGCAGGCAAAGTGGATTCCCATGACGTGATAAATTATTTTCGGAACAACCTTTCGAGGTGACTCCAACCCCGGGAAGCGTGGCGCTGGGTCGGGATTTGACCCTGGGTCCTGGGCCGCTCGCCCTTGGCGTCACACCCTCCTGCCTCGCGCTCGCTGTGTGACTTTGCGCGAGTTACTTACCGTCTCTGGGTTCTGCCTCTAGAGAGTTCGAGCTGTCCGTCGCGCAGGCGGTGTCTGCGCATCTACTGGCTGCGTAGCCAAGCGCCAGTGTGCTGGGGGGGAGGGACTGGAGACACGGAGGGGTTGGCAGGGGTGCTCCCCGCACGCCCGACGCCCTCCCCCGTCCGTAGGCACCCGTTCCCTCGCGTGTTTAGCGCGTGCAGCCGCCGCCAGCTGCGCGCCTTCTTCCGAAAGGGAAGGGGCGCTTGCCTCTCCAACGCGCCGGACTCCGGGCTCCTGGTGCCGCAGGCGCGCTGCGGGAACGGCTTTGTAGAAAAGGGCGAGGAGTGCGATTGCGGCGCCGGCCAGGTGGGGTCCGCAAGACCAGCCCCGGGGGACCAAACTGGTTCCCGCTCGCCCCCTCCCCGGAGGTCTGATCGCTGCACCCTCACCTGGTCCCTCCTCGCCTTTCCGGCTCCAGGAGTGCCCCGACTCCTGCTGCCTTGCCCACAACTGCTCGCTGCGTGCGGGGGCCCAGTGCACCCACGGGGACTGCTGCGCACACTGCCTGGTGAGGGTATGGTGAGGGTATGGGAGGCTCCGGGGTGAGGGTTGGGGGCACTTGGGAGCCGGCCTGTTGGTCTTGGCTAATTGGCGCCCTTGGGTTCCCTTGTGGGTGCTAGCTCTGCTCTGTGCATGGGTTCTCCTGAACTTCCCCACCGGGCTGTCCCGTATCTCTGTTCGTTGTCTCTATGCCTCGCCACCTTGCCTTCACCCGGGTCACCTACGTAGCTGAAGCCGGCGGGCACGCCATGCCGCCCGGCTGCGGGTGACTGTGACCTCCCTGAATTCTGCACCGGAGCCTCCCCTTATTGCCCACCGGACATTTACCTACTGGACGGCTCGCCCTGTGCCAGAGGCCGCGGCTACTGTCGGGACGGCGCGTGTCCCACGCTGGAGCAGCAGTGCCAGCAGCTCTGGGGGCCTGGTGAGACCAGGAGCGCGCGCTCCGCTCCGATCCGCTGTTCTGCGCTGCTTGGTGCTCTAGGGGAGGTGGGCGGgggtggaaactgaggcagaaggggCGTGGCTCCAGTCTGGGCTGTCCCCAGTCCCGCCCCTGCTTCCTCAGGCTCGCGCCCAGCCCCCGAGGCTTGCTTCCAGGTCGTGAACTCCGCGGGAGACGCCCAGGGGAACTGCGGCCAGCAGGGAGACGGCAACTTCGTACCCTGTGCGCGGAGGTGGGGAGCGGAGGGAAGGGAAGCTGGggaagagggtatggagaaacaCCACGCGGTTTGACTACCTCTGCTTCTCCCTAGGGATGCGCAGTGTGGGAAACTGCAGTGCCAGGGCGGGGAACAGAGCGCACTGGTGCCACATGTGGTTCCGGTGGACTCCACTGTACACCTGGGCAGCCGCGAGGTGACTTGCAGGGGAGCTTCCATGCTGCCCGGTGCCCAGCTGGACCTGCCTGACTTGGGCCTGGTAGAGGCAGGCACCCAGTGTGGACCTAGAATGGTGAGCCCTGCCCACCCAGCCCCTCGCTACCACTTGAGTCCCATGGGTCAAAGCCTCAGTCCCCCTCACTGCCGTGCCCACACTGCCTATAGGTGTGCCAGGAAAGGCGCTGCCAGAACACTACTTTCCGAGAGCTGGAGCTCTGCCTGATGGCCTGCCATGGCCGCGGGGTGAGTGGCCTGAAAGGTGTGTGGGGGTTGACCCTGGGAGTCCCCAGTCTCGTGggaccttccttttctcttttcctctgcagGTTTGCAATAGTAACCGTAACTGCCATTGTGCTCCAGGCTGGGCTCCGCCTTCGTGTGACAAGCCAGGGTTGGGTGGTAGTGTGGACAGCGGTCCTGTGCGGCCTCAAAGTGTGCCCacggagggtggggggagggagggcaggcagggaggagcCACGTGGTGCACTCAGGACTCAGACGTAGCCTGTCCTCCGCAGACCCGGACGCCTTCACGCTGGCGATGATCCTTAGCTCTGTGCTGCCTCTGCTACCTGGGGCTGGCCTGGCCTGGTGCTGCTACCGGCGTCCGGGACTCTGTCTCCAGCAATGCTTCTGGGGCTCAAGGAGGGCTCTCATGTGCAGTGGGTAGGCACAGAGGTCTAAGGTTCTTCTCCTCATAGCTCTGCTGGACCTGGCGTAGCTGGGGTGGGGTCTGTTGCCTCAGgtgcagagaggcaggcagaagCAATGGAAAGAAGCCTTGAGCAGAAGGCCCCAGTGGTCTTCCAGTGAAGCCAAAGGTGTAGGTCCATGCAGGGCCCCCATGGCCCCCATTACTGTGGTTCAGTACCCCTTTTCCATGTCTCCTGTTTCTCCCACCAAGAGGCTGCTTTATCCTTGGCTTTACCCTGTTTTTCCACCAGCTCATAGCGCAACTCCTGCTCCACTGAGTAAGGCCTCTCCAGTTTCTCTTTCATGAACTTTCAGCCCTCTGACATTTCCTCTGCCAAAATCTCTGCTGTTACCCCCTTCAAGTTCCCAAATGCTGGGGCCAACACACCTTTCCTTTCCTTGTCACTGGGGAGCTATGGTGCTGGCTGCCTTGTGCCAAGGGTCTGCCCCTAACACAGAGCTCCATGACCTGGGATGAGGGCCACGTGATACCAAGTATTGTTAGTCTAGGGCAGCCTCCTCACTGGGTGCTGGGCAAGGCAGGCCCCCTTTGACCACCACTTTGTCCCCAAGTGGCCTTGGGGACATTCTGGGCAAAATGAGGGAGAGGGCATGGTTTGGACTGGAGATGGGAATACAGGGCATCCCAAACAGGAGCAGGGCACAGCTGAAAGGGCCTTGACACAATGAGTGTTGCCTGTGGGTCTGTGAGCAGAGAATCAAGGTGGTCAGAGCTTGGTGTATCATCACTGGGGgcttacaggaggcagtgactacATGTCATCACCTGGTAAAGTATTGAGACTGTTGTTTCAAAGAGATATCAAAGTGGTAAGGCCCTAGAAGATGAGATTTGAGCAGCTGAGCATAACTCAGAGTCATCGAGGGCAGTAGGGTTACCCAATAGCGAGCACAGACATGGGTACCACTGGGAGAGGAAGTCCATCCCTCTTTGGGACCTGAGTAACATCAACATCTGGAAGATGTTCGGGTGTGCCAGAGTTTGGGGAAAATGTCAGGGTTGGAGAGAGAAAGTATCCAAGGCCCTGGGAAGCATAAGTCTCTAGGGTTCCCCTCAGGAGGGAGCAGGAAGCGAGCTGGGGAGAGTGGCCTGGGTGCAAGCCTCTACCGCAGGGAAGCAGCCCCAGGGTGCCATGTCACTGTCTAAGTCTCCTGGTCTCTTACGCCCAGATCCAAAGATGGCCCATGCAGAGGCCACCCTCTGGGCAGCATTCACCCAGTGGAGTTGCGCCTGACAGCCCCCCAGGAGTCCCAGCCTTTGGGTGAGTGAGGCACAGtaggagatggggagggaagggaagggatgggCTCTTGTCTTCTCTTTCCAGCTGGGCCCCTCCTCTCCACCTAGCACCCAGTCACCTTGAGCCCTGTGCCCCACCCTGCACCAGGGACTCTTGCCACCTTTGTTCACAGCACTCTTCCCCCACCTGTTGCTTCCCAGACCTTGAGAACTCTGCTAGAACCCAACAGCCACCTTGAGAAGCCTGCTTCTCATAGTCCTGCTTGTACCCCTAAGGTAGGTGGGGCCCTCCCCCTCCCATAGTTCATTTATCCTCCTCTAGCCCCTCATCTCACAGTCCCTGACTCTGTTTTTGAACTTGTAAATTATGGAAATGAGACAGACCTTGTGGAGAAGCTGTTGTCTGAGGCCAGTTGGTGGAGGCCCTTGGGATGGGAGGAAGCAGTTCTATGGTTTTCcctgagggaggagaaagggtccCAGGCCTTCCCTGGAACCTCCACTTCATTCTCAGCAGGTAGAGTCCAAAAGCCAAGATCCTGTCTCTGGTAAAGTGACTCCTGACATAAGAAGACTTAAGGACAGGTGGCTACTGACTGCCACTCCAAGGAACTCGGACCCCCAGGGGAAGAGCCAGCAACTCAGCTGACTTTTTGCACCTTCAGTCAGCTTTGAAATTTCTTCTCTGAGTTACTGCCATACCACCTACTCCAAGACCCTGGAACCTCATCAGAATTTGCACAATGCTGTCCCCAGTCCTCAGGGTTGTAGGATCCTCTTAAAGTACACCTTCCAGCATAAGCAAGAATCCATCCGACCCAGGAGTGAAGGCCATGTAGTCACTGACCTCCCCTGTCACTAGGGGGTGCTAGGTCAGGCTGGGCACCCGGAGAGGCCTCTCTGTCCCAGGagtttggtggtggtgttcagtcctCCAGccgcctctgactctttgcaaccccatggactgcagcacccctggcctcgctgtccctcaccacctcctggagtttgcccaagctcatgtccattgcattggtgatgccctcttctcctgccctcgatctttcccagcatcagggactttttcaatgagtcatctgttcacatcagatgatcaaaatactggagcttcagcttcagcatcagtccttccggtgaatattcaggattgatctcccttaagattgactggtttgatctctttgcagtccaagggtctctcaggagtcttctccaacaccacagtttgaaggcatcaattctttggcattctgccttctttatggtccagctctcacaaccatacatgaccactaggaaGATCATAGcactgactatacagacctttgttggcagagtaatgtctctgcttttcaacactgtctaggtttgtcatagctttcctgccaagaagcaatcatctttctgatttcatggctgcaatcaccgtccaGTTAAGTACAatgcagtttagttcagtcacctGAACAGAACTGTATAAAAGGAGTCTGTTACTCATACTTTATTCAGACCTGGCTCTTAGGAGGGCAGTGACTGCTGGGCCAGAAGCCTGGACTCCAAGGGCTCTACATTTCAGACAGAAGCCACTTCCCTGGAACCTGACCCCCCTGCAAAACAAACAAGATCCTTGGGACGTCCCTTTCTGTGTCCTGTTCTCTCTTGTCCCTCAGATgcatcctccaccccaccccattcctAGTCCTCAGGTGAGATTTTAGAGGAGCACGGGGCTGCTGCAGTCCCCTCACTTTGGATGTTAATCAACCCCTCCTTCATTCCATGGGAGGGAACAAAGGAAGCCATTTTGGAGAGGACTTCAAAGAAGTCAGAAGAAAGCCATGTTGCCCTTGGCCCTCGTGAGTCTTCTCTGTCTGTAAATTCAACACCATGGGACTCCCTGAGGGTGACAAAGGGTGGTGTCTGGAACCTCAGATGACAGCCAGGACCCAGAGATACTGGGCATAGGAAGGTGTTGCCTTGCTTGAATGATCCCTTGTCTctacctctcctgcctcccttgaACACTCTCAGCAGCCATTTACTCTCTCCCCTTGCTTCATACAAGAGTTGCTTAGTGACCTTCTTTACCAGCTAGATATTGCTATATAACAAAACCACCCTaaacttagtagcttaaaacaataatCAATTATGTGAGTTGGCAAATTAGGTTGAACTCAGCTGCTGGTTTGATTTGTCTCAACTCACCTCACTTATACATTTGCAGTCAACTGTTGGCCACTGCTTTTGGGGTTTGCTGGCTTTTGGGTAGCGGGGTGGGGAGAGTGGGCTCTGTGTCTCTCATTTTCCAGGAGTCTAGCCCAGGCTTGTTCACAAACAGCTGGGGAGGGTTCTAAGACAGCAGGAACATGATTAGAGTGAAACAAGGGAGGCACTTACCTTGGGCACAAAAAAAGTAATCAagtaatattttaatgcaatattttgtAAAGATCAAAATTAATACAAAAGTCCATGATGAGCAAAATAACAGAATCAGTTACCAAACCAAGGCTTTTAGgaaactgaaacaaacaaacaaaaaatctataGTTGTGATCTTGAGGCAAGTACCTCACTCACTGCCTCCTGCAGAAGAGCATGTggaagcttgccaggcttcctGAGAGTCTATGACTGGCACATTTTACTTCCATAACATTCTGTTGGGCCAAGCAAGTCAAGGATTCCAGGGGTTGGGAGGTAAACTCCACCTACACTCCAGGGAGGGGCAGCAAAATCACATTTCAGAAAATGTGAAGAATTGGAAAATTTTTGCAATCACTCGCTGGCAGCAGAGTAGCAAGCCTCAAGGCTCAGGCCTTGATTTCATTCTACCAGCGAAAGGCGCTGAATGAGACTATTTACTAAAGCCCCCTCCTAGGCTCTCGATGGGATTCTGATTCATAGAGATGACAGAACAATAACACACAGAGGTTAGTGCCATTGAAAGACGTTTTTTATCGCTTACAGTTCCCTCGAGAAGGGGGTTGCCCACCGAGCAGAGTCAGATAGGGAAACACCCAGTTTGTAAAGAAAGACGGAGGAACTGCCAGattggaagaaactgaggcaacaCTGACCACTAAGTGCATCATGGGTTTCTGGATGGGATCTTGAAACAGACAAAGGATGTAAGTGGAAAGACTGGGGAAATGCAAAGGGATTTACAGTTAAGTGTCTTGTACCAACGTTAATTTCCTTGTTTTAATAATTGTACTATGGTCAGGTAAGATGGTGATGTTAGGGGAAACTGGTTttccctttaccatctgaaggGAAAAACACCAAAAACTGGTTTTATATCCTTCACCCAGAAGGATATAAAGGGAGCATTTTTGCAGTGttgtaacttttctgtaagtctaaatATCAgctaataaaaagttaaaattataaaaggagAAGAATTATGTTGTTTCATAAATTTAATAGTTTAGTATGGGAGAGACAAGGTCAAATGGCTCCCAGATCTATCTGAAGGTGCAGCCTGGGCGGGGACTCAGTGAGGGCAGGAATCATTTCCAATGCAAAGGCTCCTCCCACCAGAGGAATAGTCAGCAGGGACACCTAGGTTTCCATCACTGTGGGCCAGGGGCACTGGGAAGGAGGCGCCTGCTGACAGGGGCTCTGCCTGCAGCTGTCCCCTCCTGTTTGCTGCCCAGCATGGCCAGCTGCTTGGTACCCGcactgctgttgctactgcttcTAGGTGAGTGGCTGCCTCCCTCCAGACCTCTGAACCTTAGCTTCTCTGTCCCTGATCCTCCTCGATCCTCAAGAAAAAGGTGGGAGCACAAGAAGGTGATTCT belongs to Bos indicus isolate NIAB-ARS_2022 breed Sahiwal x Tharparkar chromosome 13, NIAB-ARS_B.indTharparkar_mat_pri_1.0, whole genome shotgun sequence and includes:
- the ADAM33 gene encoding disintegrin and metalloproteinase domain-containing protein 33 isoform X5, with translation MDDPSAWSPWRSRPILLLAQVPKLQVRLVALEAEGQELLLELEKNHRLLAPGYTETHYSPDGRPVVLFPNHKDHCHYHGHVRGFLDSWVILSICSGMRGLITLSSNASYYVHPSPAGDSKDFLTHRIFRVEQLFRGKGTCGHRDPKDKRDTISLSCATQIRERRESLRSPRYLELYIVGDHTLFLTQHRNLNHAKQRLLEIANYVDQILRTLDIKVVLTGLEVWTEQDQSRVTPDANATLWAFLQWRRGLWARQPHDSAQLLTGQAFRGATVGLAPVEGMCLAESSGGVTTDHSEFSIGAAATMAHEIGHSLGLSHDPHGCCAEAAVEQGGCVMAAATGHPFPRVFSACSRRQLRAFFRKGRGACLSNAPDSGLLVPQARCGNGFVEKGEECDCGAGQECPDSCCLAHNCSLRAGAQCTHGDCCAHCLVRLKPAGTPCRPAAGDCDLPEFCTGASPYCPPDIYLLDGSPCARGRGYCRDGACPTLEQQCQQLWGPGSRPAPEACFQVVNSAGDAQGNCGQQGDGNFVPCARRDAQCGKLQCQGGEQSALVPHVVPVDSTVHLGSREVTCRGASMLPGAQLDLPDLGLVEAGTQCGPRMVCQERRCQNTTFRELELCLMACHGRGVCNSNRNCHCAPGWAPPSCDKPGLGGSVDSGPVRPQNPDAFTLAMILSSVLPLLPGAGLAWCCYRRPGLCLQQCFWGSRRALMCSGSKDGPCRGHPLGSIHPVELRLTAPQESQPLDLENSARTQQPP
- the ADAM33 gene encoding disintegrin and metalloproteinase domain-containing protein 33 isoform X3; translation: MRPGSRRARGSPTWGLLLLLGLPWPVWGTKEFQGNSLGKPVILHWSLDGRPQRMVTLEEPVPKLQVRLVALEAEGQELLLELEKNHRLLAPGYTETHYSPDGRPVVLFPNHKDHCHYHGHVRGFLDSWVILSICSGMRGLITLSSNASYYVHPSPAGDSKDFLTHRIFRVEQLFRGKGTCGHRDPKDKRDTISLSCATQIRERRESLRSPRYLELYIVGDHTLFLTQHRNLNHAKQRLLEIANYVDQILRTLDIKVVLTGLEVWTEQDQSRVTPDANATLWAFLQWRRGLWARQPHDSAQLLTGQAFRGATVGLAPVEGMCLAESSGGVTTDHSEFSIGAAATMAHEIGHSLGLSHDPHGCCAEAAVEQGGCVMAAATGHPFPRVFSACSRRQLRAFFRKGRGACLSNAPDSGLLVPQARCGNGFVEKGEECDCGAGQECPDSCCLAHNCSLRAGAQCTHGDCCAHCLLKPAGTPCRPAAGDCDLPEFCTGASPYCPPDIYLLDGSPCARGRGYCRDGACPTLEQQCQQLWGPGSRPAPEACFQVVNSAGDAQGNCGQQGDGNFVPCARRDAQCGKLQCQGGEQSALVPHVVPVDSTVHLGSREVTCRGASMLPGAQLDLPDLGLVEAGTQCGPRMVCQERRCQNTTFRELELCLMACHGRGVCNSNRNCHCAPGWAPPSCDKPGLGGSVDSGPVRPQNPDAFTLAMILSSVLPLLPGAGLAWCCYRRPGLCLQQCFWGSRRALMCSGSKDGPCRGHPLGSIHPVELRLTAPQESQPLDLENSARTQQPP
- the ADAM33 gene encoding disintegrin and metalloproteinase domain-containing protein 33 isoform X1, with the protein product MRPGSRRARGSPTWGLLLLLGLPWPVWGTKEFQGNSLGKPVILHWSLDGRPQRMVTLEEPVPKLQVRLVALEAEGQELLLELEKNHRLLAPGYTETHYSPDGRPVVLFPNHKDHCHYHGHVRGFLDSWVILSICSGMRGLITLSSNASYYVHPSPAGDSKDFLTHRIFRVEQLFRGKGTCGHRDPKDKRDTISLSCATQIRERRESLRSPRYLELYIVGDHTLFLTQHRNLNHAKQRLLEIANYVDQILRTLDIKVVLTGLEVWTEQDQSRVTPDANATLWAFLQWRRGLWARQPHDSAQLLTGQAFRGATVGLAPVEGMCLAESSGGVTTDHSEFSIGAAATMAHEIGHSLGLSHDPHGCCAEAAVEQGGCVMAAATGHPFPRVFSACSRRQLRAFFRKGRGACLSNAPDSGLLVPQARCGNGFVEKGEECDCGAGQECPDSCCLAHNCSLRAGAQCTHGDCCAHCLVRLKPAGTPCRPAAGDCDLPEFCTGASPYCPPDIYLLDGSPCARGRGYCRDGACPTLEQQCQQLWGPGSRPAPEACFQVVNSAGDAQGNCGQQGDGNFVPCARRDAQCGKLQCQGGEQSALVPHVVPVDSTVHLGSREVTCRGASMLPGAQLDLPDLGLVEAGTQCGPRMVCQERRCQNTTFRELELCLMACHGRGVCNSNRNCHCAPGWAPPSCDKPGLGGSVDSGPVRPQNPDAFTLAMILSSVLPLLPGAGLAWCCYRRPGLCLQQCFWGSRRALMCSGSKDGPCRGHPLGSIHPVELRLTAPQESQPLDLENSARTQQPP